Proteins co-encoded in one Pseudomonadales bacterium genomic window:
- the iscR gene encoding Fe-S cluster assembly transcriptional regulator IscR, giving the protein MRLTTKGRYAVTAMLDLALHQHHGPISLADISSRQDISLSYLEQLFSKLRKRQLVNSVRGPGGGYRLSKPVASIFIADIIAAVDESIDATNCQGKGDCQDGQTCLTHHLWADLSGQIQQFLQSISLASLIEREEIRRLSSKQLDHTADTAVAEHDLIASVSDL; this is encoded by the coding sequence ATGCGACTTACTACTAAAGGCCGCTATGCGGTGACTGCAATGCTAGACCTTGCGCTGCATCAGCATCATGGCCCTATCAGTCTGGCAGATATTTCATCTCGGCAAGATATTTCCTTGTCTTATCTTGAGCAATTATTTTCTAAATTGCGCAAGCGACAGCTGGTTAATAGTGTGCGCGGACCCGGTGGCGGCTATCGCTTATCCAAGCCAGTAGCGAGCATTTTTATCGCCGATATTATTGCAGCAGTCGATGAAAGTATTGATGCGACCAATTGCCAAGGAAAGGGTGACTGTCAAGATGGTCAAACTTGTTTAACGCATCACCTTTGGGCCGATCTCAGTGGCCAAATTCAGCAGTTTTTACAGAGTATCAGCTTGGCCTCGCTTATCGAACGTGAGGAAATTCGTCGCCTATCATCAAAGCAATTGGATCATACCGCCGACACTGCTGTAGCTGAGCACGACCTGATCGCTTCGGTCAGTGATTTATAA